Proteins encoded within one genomic window of Canis lupus dingo isolate Sandy chromosome 28, ASM325472v2, whole genome shotgun sequence:
- the LOC112672468 gene encoding transmembrane protein 258-like, which translates to MELEAMSRYTSPVNPAVFPHLTVMLLATGVFTTWVFVYEVTSTKYTRDIYKELLISLVASLFMGFGVLFLLLWIGIYV; encoded by the coding sequence ATGGAGCTCGAGGCCATGAGCAGATACACCAGCCCAGTGAACCCTGCGGTTTTCCCCCATCTGACTGTGATGCTATTGGCAACTGGCGTGTTTACCACCTGGGTCTTTGTTTATGAGGTCACCTCCACCAAGTACACTCGGGATATCTACAAAGAACTCCTCATCTCCTTGGTGGCCTCACTCTTCATGGGCTTTGGAGTCCTCTTTCTGCTGCTCTGGATCGGCATCTATGTATGA